The DNA sequence ACATCTCCAGTGAGTAACTCTGGGCGGCGCTCAATGAAGAATTACTTTTGTTTAGCCCAGGCCAAGCTGTCCTCAACACATTCTGCTTGTGACTTATGTTTGCAGCCTTTATGCAGGAGAATAAATGCATTGATAAATGCATCCCTTCACACTGGGAAGTCACCTCATCCACTCAAATTTAAGGGGAAGAAGGTGCTGATAAAGCTCTCTGATACCAGCCCTCCCCTGCCAGCAGGGACTTTGCTGAGACAAGGCTGGGCACGGGCTCCCATGGTTTTGGGGGTAGAAGGGGGTGGTGAAGATTTCAGACTGATAGCAGAGGCAGATATCCAGGCAAAAGAGGACAAcatttctatatatatatattttttaacttggaaaaaataagaaaatatatcTGTAAATTACCACACTCCACAGAAACACCCACTAGAAGCtgacagagaggaaaaggaatgtGTGAGCTCCAGGACTGGTCACTGAAGTCATCCTCAGGTTGGGGGGTGCTGGTTTGCAGAGCCTGGCATGCCCAGTGGTCCTGCTGCCCATGCCAGGGCCATGGGGAGCGGGGCAGGAGGGCTCAGCCCAGCTGCATGTTGTACTGCTCGATGAGCTCCATGAGGTCGAAGGAGTtggagagctgcaggctgaTGGTGCGGCTGTCCAGGGAGGAggctccctcctgcagcacctgctcGTACCAGTACTCACAGAACTTGGgcaccagctgcagcagcaaaacaTCGGGGTTAGGGGCAGCTGCCTGATATAGCTGCAAAACCTGCATGGCCCTGTCCTCCTGGAGGGAGAAGATGTCTGGGGCACCCTTTGTCTGCCCCAACCCCTgagggtccctgtccctgggcagctgccttCTACACCATCCCACCCAGACCCTGAGTGCTCTCTGGCCCATTCTCCACCCATGTTTTCCCTGGTCCCCAAGGGTTCCCGCCCTGGTCATGCAGCCCCTCATGGCACCAAGGGTCCCTCTCCCCTGTCATTCAATTCCCCCACCTCTCTCAGCCCCCAAGGTACCCCCTCCTTGGGTATCCAGATGTCCATCTGCTCCACATCCTGAGAACTCCCAAATCTCCATCTCCACTGCACACTGAGGGCCTCCCTCCTTGTGCACCCAAGAACTCGCCTCCCCTGGCCCCTGAGGCTCCCCCTGCCCAGTCCCTGAGAAAACTCCATCACCTCTCTATCACCtaggagtccccatccctgggcacccaGAATCCCACCTGCCTCAGTCCCCAGGGGTCCCTCTTCAGGCACCCAGACCCTCCATCTCCCACCCAACTCGACCTCGAGGGTCCCCCTCCTCAGGCACCCAGAGTCCCAGCTCCCCTGGCCTCCATGAGtctctccccttccctgggcagcagtgggatAGTGGTGGGTTTTGGCTACTGCACCTTGACCAGGATGAGCTTGGACTCCTTAGGCTTGGCGTTGGAGAAGGCCTGCCCAAAGCAGAGGTAGATGGTGAAGTCAGGGGATCGCCGCCTTTGGCCATTGCGGAAGTCCCTCAGCTCTGTGAGACAAAACAGGGCTCAGCTTTGCGGTGAGCCTGGGgccacagaggggctgggagggttTGGATGCTTGTAACATCCTGGGGCTGGCTCCCATGTGCCCCAAACCAGGCTGGGCAGGAAAAAACACACGGGGAACTACGTGACACCCCTACACACCTATGCAAAACTCATTGAAGTCAAAGATGGGCGTTTCCTGGTCCCGGTAGAGCAGGTTGGGTGGGGGCTCCTCACCCCCCTCGAGCTGCCGGGACAAGGCCCAGAACACCTTGCACTTCTCCCGGCGGGTGGCAAAGACCTTGGGGGCGCgtagctccagctgcagccccgcgatgcccagcagctcctcggTGATGCGCCGCTGCTTGCGGTCGGGCAGGCCGGCGGGGCTGGGGAAGTGCACCACGTGCCAGGGCCACGGCTGGCTGGGGCGCTGGTACGTCAGCAGGCAGCGGCTGCCCTTCACCACCTCCCGGTGGAGCTCCTTCCCCCGGTAGTAGATGGTGACATCCAGGATGGACATGATGTCATCTGCACCAAGAAGTGATCAGCAGCTGCATCCTCCAAACCAAAACATTCCCCGTCCCCAAAGCACTCCCCAAGCATATTTACTGCTAATAACTGTTAATAACTGTTAATTATTGTTAATAATCATTTATAGCTATTAATAATTGATAACCCTCACCTGTGTTATccaccagcagctgtggctgtggcacGGGGCTGGCGGTGGGCACGAACACCGTCGCCTCCACCGCGTACTGCACAGGGACCGTGCCCTCCGTCAGGTGGCACGGTGGTGGCATGGCCCCTGCAGCTGGAGATGAGCAGCACTGTATCACCATTCCAGATGCCACCCTGGCCTGTTGCCACCCCATTATGGCAttcccacagccagggccagATCCTGTCCCATGGCACCCACCTGTCTCCTCTAGTGGCATGAGGCCCGTTGGTTGGTAGGTGTCCAAGGTGGGTTGCTCCACCGTGGGCACCCACTGTGGAAATGTCGTGGGAGGGAAGCAGCTGTTCTGGCTGGTGTCTGTGTAAGGCTGGAGCAGGGTGTCCTGGTGAGGCTGGAGCACAATGTCCTGGTGGGGAGTGTCCTCTGCAGGGAAACCACctgtgggaaggtgctgggatCACTCACCCAGGCAGTCACCAACCCTGCAGCCCACGAGCAGAGCTGGTCTCACCTGTGGGCACCCAAGATCCAAGGTCGCGGGGAGAGATGTcacactgctgcagcagctcctccagaaTTGAGAGCTCTATGGGGTCGGTGCTTCCTGAGGGGGAGCACAGTGGGTAGGATGTCTCACAGCCACAAAATCACTCCCAGCAGAGCCTAGTGGGTGTCCTCCCCCAAAAAAGATTGTGGGACTAGTGCTTACCTGGGACAGCGATGGCTGAGGCCATGTCTTGGGGGTGGAGCTCCAGCTGGAATGAGAAGGAGAATGGAATCTTACTGCTGTGGTTGCCAGGcacccagcctcccccagcccacatTTTGGCCAGGTGCAGCGCTGCAGCTTAGGAGCAATGCTTGTCAAGTGGCAGCAGGGACCCCCCCggcctgctgtgcccacccagctacctgcagctgctgttgtGCTGCCTTCTGGTCCACCACAGGGTTGGGGATGTTGGAATCTCCGTCCTTGCTGTCCTGGAGTGTGGCTGAAAGGAGAGCACCAGGAATGGGAGGCCCTGAGATTGCCCACCCCATCTAACAGAGCCCCTCCATGGGGCGAGGCTCACCTGAGACAATGGAGAAGACCTTGTGGGGGTCATCACCACGCTTGGAATGGTCCTGTTCCAGCTTGAACAAGTgggtgctgctcagggcacagcGGAAGTTGGTCTTCCACTTGGCCGGGTCCTCGGAGCCTTCCTCATACCGCCCACTGACCtttgcccagccctgggggtgcagggagggAACATGGGGTCCCTGGCTCCATGAGAAGGGAGGTTTCCAGGGATGACTGGTCTTCCCCCATCTCCCCAGTTCCCACCTTGAAGACCTCAGCTTGCTGCTGGTCACCATCCTACCCCACACACCTTGAAGAccctgatgctgctgctggcgaCCACCACCCCGCCCACCTTGAGGATCTCCATGTCCCTGCTGGTGACACTCATGCCACCCACCTTGAAGACCTCCAGGTCGCTGCTGGTGATGTCCTTCCTGGCGTTGTGCTTCCAGGGGACACGGAAGATGGTGTGGGCAGAGTCGATCCAGCGCAGTCCCCGGTAGCTCCCGCTGTTGATGGCGTTCAGCAGCCACTGTCCGAACCGCAGCTTCTGGGCTTCCCTGCGGGCGGGGACCGTCACCGGGGGGAACCGGGGCCAcccggggcgggccgggggtcCTGGGCGCCGCTTACCCCTCCTTCTCCTGCGCTGCCATGGTGCCGGGTCCGCAGAGccgccgtgccgtgccgtgccgaaCCGTGCCGTGCCGTATCTGCCGGGTGGTGACCTCGGCGCTGGGGGCGGCCGCCTCTTTCCCGATCCTTTATCCGCCCCTCCCGTTTTCCTGGAAATCACGTGTCCCTTTCGAAAGTGAAAGTGCCGCCGCTCCCGGTGGGGCGGAGCCGCCGCTGCCGGAGATGCCCGAGCGatgccccggccccggccccggccccggccccggccccggccccagccctgcccagagtatctctaattaaaattaataaaccGGACCTAAAGCTGAGCGTGGGAATCCCGCAGCGCGGGGGGTCGGACACACCCGCTCCAGCCGGGGCTTCCCGGAGCTGGAAACCCCCGGGCCGTGTCCAGATGTTTATTTTAATCCTTCTTCACCCTACTGCTTTGGCTTGCCCGCCAAGGCCGTGCTGCCAAAAATGACAAACCAACAAAGGCCAAAGTGCGGCGGGCAGCGCTCGGCACCGGGGCAGAGGCGAAGCAGCCCATGGCCCCGACAGGATGGGggccaagggcagcagcagcgacCGCCCGGCTCTTCCCTGAGCCCTTTGAGCTCTGTGGGGAGCagcaaaaacaacccaaactcCCTGAGAGGTTCCTAACTCAAGGACCAGGAAGGGGTGGAGGGGCCAGTGGGGCTGAAGCATGGGACTGCAGCCTTTTTCCCAATGTGCAACTTGTTTTTGACGAAATTTCTTTTCCTAGGAACTCCCTACTGCCTATTAGGCACTCTGCATGGTTTTCCAGAACACTGCCTGTTGTTTCCCAGGAAATTCCCCACTTCCTTCCTAAAAAATCCCCCGTTGCTCTCCAGGAAATTTCCCAGTTGCTTTGCAGGCTATTTCCTCCTTGTTTCCTGGGAAATGTCTTTGTTGCTTTCTAGAGTCCTCTATCCCTGTCTAtgatttttccctctccttaGGGGATGGATCTCCATTCCTTTCCTGGGAAACTTCCACATGACTGTTACTCCCTGGTGAGAGGAAAGCTCATGTGTTTACAAACAATTTGCTGGGTGCAGGTTGGGTGTTAATGTCTTTGAAATGTGTCCCAATGTCTCTGCTGACTTTTGTAGCAGAGTTCAGGCAGTTCTGCTCCCGAAATAGACAAGGGTCTGCACCGCCTGAGTTTCTGAACTTTAGGGTAAAATGGTAGGTTCAAGGTGGGATAGGTGGGAGGTGGTTCTGGAAGGCTGAACCTTCCTGGtgcctcagccaatggggaaagcgAGAGGGCAGCAGGCGGCCGGGAGTTCAGGATAAAAGGAGGGCGCCCCCTCTGAAATGCCACAGGTGAGTGTCCTGGTGGAGTTTCTCACTTTATTCGAATAAAATTGAAGAACTCCTCTGCCTCCTTTTTGAAGAGAAACCTCTAGTGTTTGTGGATTTTCCTCACACTGGGAAGCAAGAAATTATTTCCCAAGAAGtatcattcatcctctccagacaaTTCCCTTTTTGCACCACCAattcctcctttgcattctgggaAATTTCCCCTCTCGGAAATGTCACTGTTACTTTCTTACACAATGTCACTTCTGCTTTCCAGGAATTTCCCAGGTATTTGAGGGAATTTCCTCCTTGCTTTCATGGAATTTCCCTCCTTTTATTTCTAGGTTATCCCCCCTATAGCCTTGTAGGAAATTCCCCCATTGCTTTCTAGAAATTCCCTGAATATTTCCCCCTTTGTTTTCAAGGACTTGCCCCTAGTTCTCACATGGAAATTCCTACATTGTCTTACAGAAATTGTCTTGTCCCCTTTGTTATCCAGGATATTCAGCTTTCTAGGATGGTTTCCTTTTGTGCTCCAGGAATTCTCCTCTTGGttgccaggatttttccttttatttttcaggaattttcccCCAGGGTTTTAGGAAATTTCATCCTTCTGTTGCAGGAAATTCCATAAGCCAGAACTGGCTTGAGCACCTGAATCCAGGAGAGGGGCATTCAGCAGATCCAGCAAAATGTATTTAAGGGCAGTGAACACCATGAAACCCAAAGAGGAGCCAGGAGAGCCAGGTGAGGGTGGGAGCAGGGGACAAGGCTGACATGGATGAGGTAAGGCTGGAAAGGGCCCGGGTAGGAGGAGGGAGCCTCTGCCAGTGGGAAGAACAAGGAGTGGTgctggctgctggctcctgccccagggacaagcagcacctgcagggaggggagccGAGGCGTGTTTATTTACTTTCATTCCTCAATGCTGCAATCAGTGCAGAGTGGTTTCAGTTAATAAGTGATTTATTCAATTGATGGAAATTCtcccatttaatttttttttttgcaagcagGACCCTGCCTGCCTGGAGAGGGGGGTACCTGTCCTGCACAGCCACAGGTGTTATCCTCTGCCACTTCCCTAAGTCCTGCTGGCTCAGGGACATGTCCAGGAAGCCAAAAATCAGCCTCATTTAGgccaccagctcctgcacagTGGAAGAAGAGCTGGAGATTTCAGGAGAAAGAGTCAGTTTTACAAAGAAGTTTTTAAAAGCATCCTGAAGGACAAGGAGAGCTTTCCCTGAATCTCAGCCCTTCGCTGCACCCAATTTTCCTCCAAACTTAACCCCACCATACAAACCTGCACCCCACACACATTCCTGCAGCCACAAGTCACCCATTTTCCAGGACATTCCTTGCAGGAAGAAGGGCAAGCTGAAACCCCACAGGTTTTATCATCAGGGTCTCTTTTGGGGACCCTCCCTGTAAATCAAAAAGCAGCCAGGAATGGGGcaccttaaagaaaaaaataaaataaacctttCTCTTTTAATCCACCTAAGGGAAATCCAGAGCAAGAGCAGCATCACAGCACTACACACAGCACAGACATCTATCATTGCCTTTGCACAGATTCCTTCCCAGATACACAGAGAAGtcattaagaaaaaagaaaagaaaaagaaaattattcacaTATGCGAAGTGACAAGTAACAAATCAGCCACAGAACAActttttcaaagagaaaaaggatGCATCAAGGAAGAAGGCCCCCAACATACACATTTCACAAAAACCTAACCAAAGAACGGTGAAACAGAGgtggttttcttttaaacattaaaaacaaggctattttaaaaattaatttaaatacacATTCAAAACACAAACACCAAGCAGGCGCCTGGAGAATAAagcaaaaagaaggaatgaaaagTGAATTCAATCAGTTTAATTTCAACACCAAAGTCGGGTGGATTGCACCAAATGGAATAAATAACGGAGAAGATCACACTGGGTTGGTAGATCTCACACTTAAGATCATTTCAACTAGAATTAATCACACAGCCCAAGAGAGTACTGAATGAGGAATTCCTGACAAGTGATATTAGCTGGGGCAGTGTCCCTTTGACAGAGCAGGCTGTAGGTGTGGATTTGCCCCCTGCCACCCAGCCCTGATCCCCACAGGGAGCAAACAGGATGTTCTTGTGATGCATGGGGCTCACAAAcagctccctgctcagagaATGTCAACCCTCTGCCTCTTGCACACCCACTGGCTCCAGCCACACCCAAGGCAAACATCAGAGCACAGCCAGACCTTGTGTTCTCACCTGGCAGGGTGAGCCCACAGGTGCAGCATTTCTACTGCTGCTCCATGGGCTTGGGCAGTGCCAGAACTGGAGCCAGTGCTTCCTTCCATACACCTGGggtcaggctgggaaaaaatcAGATCAGCTGATCTacacctgcagccacagctttatCACTCTAGGGGTGGGCAGGCTGAAGGAATGTAAGTGGcttctttttgtttggtttttcctcCCCACAAccctgaataaaaaaaaaacctcaaacaaaacccaaacagaaaaaaacctaaaaccaaaaacaaacaaccaaaaaaataccaaaacagAACTAAAGAAAAtccccacaaaacaaaacaaccccccaaaaaaaccaaactaataaaacaaaaacaaactaaacaaaacaaaacaaaacaaaacaaaaaacaaacaaaaaacccccaccctgaAACAAAAATAACTTGATCCCAAGTTCCTCTCCCTTCCATGCCTGTAGCCAAGCAGGGAAGCATCTTTGGACATTCATGTGATCCCACAGACATGTTCCCTACAGAGCAGACACCTTATTTCTGCACCTCACCCAGATGTGCCTGTGACACCTAGTTAGGAGGGACGTCCCTttgctttaaaacaaaaataattacaaaatcaATAGGAACAGTCAGAATTCATTTAAGTCCAACTACTTTTtaaaaagggagaagggaggacTGAAGGTTTCCAGGCCAAGGAACTTGCCAGAGCCAGCATCCCCCCCACCCCTGCCTCCAGCAGCAATGAGTTAAGCCCCCTTTGTGCAGCATTCACTCTTGACCCGAGGTCAGCAGAGCCAAGGAGGcgctgaggggacacagctgcccctccagctcctcctcagatggctggcagctccaggtaGAAAGGGAAACTCGAGTGGATGAGGATTGAAGTTATTACTTTCCCATCTCTCCTCCTTCCCAAGACTGAGAGGAGATTTCTGGGTCTGCAAGCCCAGTCTGTGCTTACCAGTGTCCTTAAGAATGACAATTTAAAACCAAAAAGTGGGaaattaaaaagagagagagtgagtgagagagagagagaggaataaTTAAGTATTGTCCATGGAAGGAGCGGGAGGGGCGGGTTCCAGAGGCGGCAGGGAAGGGACTCTCTCCCTCCCCAGTCTGCCCACGCGGGCCCCAGGTCCCTTGCAGCCCTGCCGAAGCCTTTGTGCTGTTGCTGTGACACGGATGGACAGGGATGGCAAACACGGGGATGGATCCGGCGCTGCACGGGGCAGGCACAGGCAGCCCCGCAGGGCTAGGCCCGGCGCCTGGGGAGCAGGTCCAGCAGGAACTCGGCGATGCCCACGAAGTACACCACTTGTGCAATGCCGAAGAGAGGAGCAATCACCAGGGCTCGGCAGTAGGCCCCTTTGAAGAAGGCCAAGGGCCCTTCCCTCTGCCAGATCTTCCTGGGGAGAAATGGCACAGACAGGTAAGTGTCCATTCCACCCCTCCACCGTGCCAGGAGAGCCCCTGGCCGTGCCCTGCCTTTCCACCTCCCTCCAGAGACTAAACTCAGGCAAGCTCTattgcctggcacagcccccacaGCAAATCTCCCATCACTGCCCAAGTG is a window from the Zonotrichia albicollis isolate bZonAlb1 chromosome 6, bZonAlb1.hap1, whole genome shotgun sequence genome containing:
- the IRF7 gene encoding interferon regulatory factor 7 isoform X1: MAAQEKEGEAQKLRFGQWLLNAINSGSYRGLRWIDSAHTIFRVPWKHNARKDITSSDLEVFKGWAKVSGRYEEGSEDPAKWKTNFRCALSSTHLFKLEQDHSKRGDDPHKVFSIVSATLQDSKDGDSNIPNPVVDQKAAQQQLQLELHPQDMASAIAVPGSTDPIELSILEELLQQCDISPRDLGSWVPTGGFPAEDTPHQDIVLQPHQDTLLQPYTDTSQNSCFPPTTFPQWVPTVEQPTLDTYQPTGLMPLEETAAGAMPPPCHLTEGTVPVQYAVEATVFVPTASPVPQPQLLVDNTDDIMSILDVTIYYRGKELHREVVKGSRCLLTYQRPSQPWPWHVVHFPSPAGLPDRKQRRITEELLGIAGLQLELRAPKVFATRREKCKVFWALSRQLEGGEEPPPNLLYRDQETPIFDFNEFCIELRDFRNGQRRRSPDFTIYLCFGQAFSNAKPKESKLILVKLVPKFCEYWYEQVLQEGASSLDSRTISLQLSNSFDLMELIEQYNMQLG
- the IRF7 gene encoding interferon regulatory factor 7 isoform X2, producing MAAQEKEGEAQKLRFGQWLLNAINSGSYRGLRWIDSAHTIFRVPWKHNARKDITSSDLEVFKLELHPQDMASAIAVPGSTDPIELSILEELLQQCDISPRDLGSWVPTGGFPAEDTPHQDIVLQPHQDTLLQPYTDTSQNSCFPPTTFPQWVPTVEQPTLDTYQPTGLMPLEETAAGAMPPPCHLTEGTVPVQYAVEATVFVPTASPVPQPQLLVDNTDDIMSILDVTIYYRGKELHREVVKGSRCLLTYQRPSQPWPWHVVHFPSPAGLPDRKQRRITEELLGIAGLQLELRAPKVFATRREKCKVFWALSRQLEGGEEPPPNLLYRDQETPIFDFNEFCIELRDFRNGQRRRSPDFTIYLCFGQAFSNAKPKESKLILVKLVPKFCEYWYEQVLQEGASSLDSRTISLQLSNSFDLMELIEQYNMQLG